The Triticum aestivum cultivar Chinese Spring chromosome 7B, IWGSC CS RefSeq v2.1, whole genome shotgun sequence genome window below encodes:
- the LOC123162513 gene encoding ATP synthase protein MI25-like, giving the protein MRFLSTDMKDRNMLFAAIPSICASSPKKISIYNEEMIVARCFIGFLIFSRKSLGKTFKETLDGRIESIQEELLQFFNPNEVIPEESNEQQRLLRISLRICSTVVESLPTARCAPKCEKTVQALLCRNLNVKSATLLNATSSRRIRLQDDIVTGFHFSVSERFVSGSTFKASTIDLIREGLIVL; this is encoded by the coding sequence ATGAGATTTCTTTCTACGGATATGAAGGATAGAAATATGCTATTTGCTGCTATTCCATCTATTTGTGCATCAAGTCCGAAGAAGATCTCAATCTATAATGAAGAAATGATAGTAGCTCGTTGTTTTATAGGCTTTCTCATATTCAGTCGGAAGAGTTTAGGTAAGACTTTCAAAGAAACTCTCGACGGGAGAATCGAGTCTATTCAGGAAGAATTGCTGCAATTCTTCAATCCTAACGAAGTAATTCCGGAGGAATCCAATGAACAACAACGATTACTTAGGATCAGCTTGCGAATTTGCAGCACCGTAGTAGAATCATTACCAACGGCACGCTGTGCGCCTAAGTGCGAAAAGACAGTGCAAGCTTTGTTATGCCGAAACCTAAATGTAAAGTCAGCAACACTTCTAAATGCCACTTCTTCCCGCCGCATCCGTCTTCAGGACGATATAGTCACAGGTTTTCACTTTTCAGTGAGTGAAAGATTTGTATCCGGGTCTACGTTCAAAGCTTCTACCATAGACCTAATTCGAGAAGGCTTGATAGTCCTATAA